GTCGTCGACGAGCTCCTCCTCTATCTAGCGCCCTGTGTGCTCGGCGATGCTGCCCGCGGCCTGTTCGATCTGCCGGCGCTCGACGACCTCGGCGAGCGGCGCGCGCTCACCGTGCGCGACCTGCGGCAGGTCGGCCATGATATCCGCATCATTGGTCGCTTCGCCTCATGAGCGGTGCCCGGTTCAGGGATCACTTCTCGTCACATGCTGCGGAGTACGCGCGAGCGCGCCCCGGCTATCCGGCAGAACTCTTCGCGTGCCTCGCTGCGCTCGTGCCGTCACGACGGTTGGCATGGGACTGCGCGACAGGCAATGGGCAGGTGGCGGTCGACCTCGCGCCGCATTTCGACCGGGTGATCGCCACCGATGCGAGCGCCGAGCAGATCGCGCACGCCTTTCCGCACGAAGGTGTGGACTATCGTGTGGAGCCGGCCGAGGCCACGTCACTCGCTGCCGGGAGCGTCGATCTCGTTACCGTTGGCCAGGCGCTGCACTGGTTCGACCTCGACCGTTTCCATGCGGAGGCGCGGCGTGTGCTGAAACCGGACGGGCTCATCGTTGCCTGGTGTTACGGGCACTGCACGGTCGCAGCCGACATCGACGCGCTGGTGAATGATTTCTACAGACGGCTGGTCGGCCCGTTCTGGCCCCCCGAGCGGCACCACATCGAGTCGGGTTACCGCACGCTGTCGTTTCCCTTCACGCCCGTCTCGTTGCCCGCCTTTGGGATGCGTGCGGAATGGACCGCGGACGAGTTGCTGGCGTACCTCGGCACCTGGTCGGCGACCAAGCGCTTCGAGGCGCATCACGGCAGGGATCCGCGCGACGAAATCGCCGAGCCCCTCGTCAACGCATGGGGTTCTCGTCACCTGCGGCGGCGCATAGAATGGCCGCTCTCGTTTCTCGCAGGAAGGCACCGCTAGTGTTCACCGGGATCGTCGAAGCCGTGGGTCACGTGAGTCGCATCGTTCCCGCCGCAAATGGGTTTCGCGTCACGATCGAAGCGCGCGCGCTCGATCTCGCGGACGTCGCGGTCGGCGACAGCATCGCGGTGAATGGCTGCTGCCTGACCGTGGTCGATCTTGCGAAGGGATCGTTCGCCATGGATGTATCGCAGGAAACACTGGATTGCACGGCGGGCCTGCAGCAAGGCACGGAGGTCAATCTGGAGAAGGCGCTGCGACTGTC
The sequence above is a segment of the Betaproteobacteria bacterium genome. Coding sequences within it:
- a CDS encoding class I SAM-dependent methyltransferase, giving the protein MSGARFRDHFSSHAAEYARARPGYPAELFACLAALVPSRRLAWDCATGNGQVAVDLAPHFDRVIATDASAEQIAHAFPHEGVDYRVEPAEATSLAAGSVDLVTVGQALHWFDLDRFHAEARRVLKPDGLIVAWCYGHCTVAADIDALVNDFYRRLVGPFWPPERHHIESGYRTLSFPFTPVSLPAFGMRAEWTADELLAYLGTWSATKRFEAHHGRDPRDEIAEPLVNAWGSRHLRRRIEWPLSFLAGRHR